In the genome of Plasmodium falciparum 3D7 genome assembly, chromosome: 2, one region contains:
- a CDS encoding DNA repair protein RAD2, putative, with translation MGVKGLWSIVSPVGVRVNPEIFTGKRIAIDVSIWLYELTYANNVKDLRNKSFDNMSIFNDLWIDFSENISSEIKTDNIKKAHLYFFFLRICKLLYYNIRPIFIFDGNPPELKRKTIFQRNIKKRNYEEKFKKTAEKLVYNYYQRTLLNSMKSKNKKNDNSNNIEDKTNTPNKTNTQNKSNTQNKSNTPNKINADISKSSLIQIYDDIKEKDKSLNSLVEHVGNVPVSVKDVLTICNDDLSKIKNKIFMITDFGPVLFLGEQDGDMGTVENINKLDNRNKDENNLSYSINYNKVQDVNNNNDDDKDKDKENINEVRRDQKNYVYKNKENINNIYLDDDDEKEDIQNKNGVYNNDDIDEQIIRKKHMARKKYYESIPKTFKGFLCMRRPVDIIDISNYNTEMLEISETLKVHENKFKQHLNVLDENNSTPVVNMNLLKNINYKKNDDLIEGGEKKSFINLINVDSCYSSSNSRLENDENIERGKINMFITNDEKSININNYNNNNNNNNNNNNDNNMDNNDVIIEHNKNNMNIYDNKYNVECSSEKINDNGISNKNINILELPNNLDTSNIFLEGKDEYKVYYVNKEEIRIPLFKEINKEIFEKLPLKLQYQILQDIKEEWYTDNRIKAIKSKDDMDVFSQVQLETYVRMIKTDFEIEKLKIKMAENIQSVEGELLINKDLSKNTDNINIKDYNVLQKKKSKKKKKKFLNDILNTYNFTTESKYQDLYVKGEESKEDIKNQIDFVTQECYRNNDIIRDTHDKSDIFKNIKIDNNKKYEIYNLELEQEEINEKKNYNKNNNDSNKTFFLKIENEFKKDLLLDDSQIFGDSLLADIKEYNYTADNLDNNNENKSLYEDGENFITRNEPITNEYEEKNNIIYISDEQKYNEEDIIFKDKIKEKEKNNDTSSDDFENCSVQEKIYVNEKIEEYNNKNDDKSSSSSSIILEEIKYKKEKKDELVSPNLCVLLDEFEHSNDLENNYISVSSDDMKTNVSKNNITGVKENKVDKTNVEYDKKGDDGVIEISFEDSHKLEESKFDDNNNIYDNDDELEKNLSKDYISDVDKNHVNNIYNIERGEDERENEFVENKIQSTESHKSNEFICTENKSLRKQYMSKEDISNVRILKSDDINNLSKQNYFEILLDKKQVMDNFQMNIEQNNDKLKEDKLDEGAYFEYLEDNKIIDSYIKETNKENEELIKEYKKLKKNNIEINDEMNDDIKLLLNFFGIPYIQSPCEAEAQCSYLNNKNYCDAIISDDSDVLVFSGKTVIKNFFNKKKTVEVYEKKAIEEKLGLYQEELINISLLCGCDYTIGVHGIGIVNALEIIKAFPNFEDLKILKDIVSNPFRKIDKNMYNEEIQQFLNTHKNYKLNWIFPNNFPDREVYKCFKYPKVCTDIKKFEWHVPDIKSITKFLHKTTNISEEKVLNVLNPILQKYNVNVRTYQSKIEDFFPLLEKKRKTVDDLIDHIRANNKQKRQKNKTVHLDSKISPLIDINPAGIIKSKRMSSALDHIKRRKSSKKKK, from the coding sequence ATGGGTGTTAAAGGTCTTTGGTCCATTGTATCTCCTGTAGGTGTTCGGGTTAATCCCGAGATTTTTACAGGGAAAAGAATAGCAATTGATGTTAGTATATGGTTATATGAACTGACCTATGCTAATAACGTGAAAGACTTACGAAATAAATCTTTTGATAACATGAGCATATTCAATGATTTGTGGATAGATTTTTCTGAAAATATATCTAGTGAAATAAAAAcagataatattaaaaaagcacatctttattttttttttttaagaatatgtaaattattgtattataatataagaccgatatttatatttgatgGCAACCCACCAgaattaaaaaggaaaactATATTTCAAAGAAACATTAAGAAAAGGaattatgaagaaaaatttaaaaaaacagCTGAAAAGCttgtttataattattatcaaagGACATTATTGAATTCTatgaaaagtaaaaataaaaagaatgacaactcaaataatatagaagatAAAACAAACACACCAAATAAAACAAACACACAAAATAAATCAAACACACAAAATAAATCAAACACACCAAATAAAATCAATGCCGATATATCAAAAAGTAgtttaatacaaatatatgatgatattaAAGAGAAAGATAAGTCGTTAAACAGTTTAGTAGAGCACGTTGGAAATGTGCCTGTGAGTGTTAAGGATGTTCTAACTATATGTAATGATGATTTaagtaaaataaagaataaaatatttatgataacaGATTTTGGTCCTGTTCTTTTTTTGGGTGAACAAGATGGTGATATGGGTACTGTGGAGAACATAAACAAATTAGACAATAGAAAtaaagatgaaaataatttatcttattccataaattataataaagtaCAAGATGTTAATAACAACAATGATGACGATAAagataaagataaagaaaatattaatgaagTACGGAGagatcaaaaaaattatgtatataaaaataaagaaaatattaataatatatatcttgatgatgatgatgaaaaggaagatatacaaaataaaaatggtgtatataataatgatgatattgatgaacaaataatacgaaaaaaacatatggctagaaaaaaatattatgaaagcATACCAAAAACGTTTAAGGGGTTTTTATGTATGAGAAGACCTGTAGATATTATTGATATTAGTAATTATAATACGGAAATGTTGGAAATTTCAGAAACATTAAAAGTAcatgaaaataaatttaagcAACATCTTAATGTGttagatgaaaataatagtaCACCTGTAGtaaatatgaatttattaaaaaatattaattataaaaaaaatgacgaTTTAATTGAAGGAGGAGAAAAGAaatcatttattaatttgataAATGTGGATTCGTGttatagtagtagtaatagtAGACTTGAAAATGATGAGAATATTGAAAGggggaaaataaatatgtttattacaAATGATGAGAaatctattaatattaataattacaataataataataataataataataataataataatgataataatatggataataatgatgtaaTTATAGAACacaataaaaacaatatgaatatatatgataataaatacaatGTGGAATGTAGttcagaaaaaataaatgataatgggataagtaataaaaatattaatatattagaatTACCAAATAATTTAGATAcatctaatatatttttagaagGAAAAGATGAATATAAAGTTTATTATGTTAACAAAGAAGAAATACGGATTCCATTATTcaaagaaattaataaagaaatttttGAAAAGTTACCTTTGAAATTACAGTATCAAATATTACaagatataaaagaagaatgGTATACTGATAATAGAATCAAAGCAATAAAATCAAAAGACGATATGGATGTTTTTTCACAAGTACAATTAGAAACATATGTAAGAATGATTAAAACCGATTTTGAAAtcgaaaaattaaaaataaaaatggctGAAAATATTCAAAGTGTAGAAGgagaattattaataaataaagatttatcaaaaaatacagacaatattaatataaaagattataatgttttacaaaaaaaaaaatccaaaaaaaaaaaaaaaaaatttctaaatgacatattaaatacatataattttactaCTGAAAGTAAATATCAGGATCTATATGTTAAAGGGGAAGAATCAAAAGAAGATATTAAAAACCAAATTGATTTCGTTACACAGGAATGTTATcgaaataatgatattataagAGATACGCATGATAAGtctgatatatttaaaaatattaaaatagataataataaaaaatatgaaatttataatttagaGCTTGAACAAGAagaaattaatgaaaaaaaaaattataataaaaataataatgatagtaaCAAAAcgttctttttaaaaatagagaatgaatttaaaaaagacCTTTTATTAGATGATAGCCAAATTTTTGGTGATAGCCTTTTAGctgatataaaagaatataattatactgCTGATAATttggataataataatgaaaacaaAAGTTTATATGAAGATGGCGAAAATTTTATAACTAGGAATGAGCCTATTACAAatgaatatgaagaaaaaaataacataatatacatatcagatgaacaaaaatataatgaagaagatattatatttaaagacaaaataaaggaaaaagagaaaaacaATGATACATCAAGTGATGATTTTGAAAATTGTAGTGTacaggaaaaaatatatgtaaatgaaaaaatagaagaatataataataaaaatgatgataaatcatcttcatcatcatcgaTTATATTAGAAGaaatcaaatataaaaaggaaaaaaaagatgagCTCGTTAGCCCTAATTTGTGTGTTCTACTTGATGAATTTGAGCATTCTAATGATCTGgagaataattatatttccGTTTCTTCTGATGATATGAAAACCAACGTGAGCAAAAACAATATTACAGGAGTAAAGGAAAATAAAGTGGACAAAACAAATGTGGAGTATGATAAAAAAGGAGATGATGGGGTAATAGAAATATCTTTTGAGGATAGTCATAAATTAGAAGAGTCAAAAtttgatgataataacaatatttatgataatgatgacgaattagaaaaaaatttatcaaAGGATTATATTTCGGATGTTGATAAAAAccatgtaaataatatatataatatcgaACGAGGGGAAGATGAAAGAGAAAACGAATTTGTAGAGAATAAAATACAGTCGACAGAATCACATAAGAGTAATGAATTTATATGTACAGAAAATAAAAGTTTGAGAAAACAATATATGAGTAAAGAAGATATAAGTAATGTGCGAATACTTAAAAGTGATGATATTAACAATTTGAGtaaacaaaattattttgaaatattattagatAAGAAACAAGTTATGGATAATTTTCAGATGAATAttgaacaaaataatgataaattaaaagaagataaATTAGATGAAGGTGcttattttgaatatttagaagataataaaataattgattcatatataaaagaaacaaataaagaaaatgaagaattaataaaagaatataaaaagttgaaaaaaaataatattgaaataaatgatgaaatgaatgatgatataaaattattattaaatttttttggtATCCCATATATACAATCTCCATGTGAAGCAGAAGCTCAATgttcatatttaaataataaaaattattgtgATGCTATTATTAGTGATGATTCGGATGTTTTAGTTTTTAGTGGGAAAACAGttataaagaatttttttaataaaaaaaaaacagtcgaagtttatgaaaaaaaagctATTGAGGAAAAGTTAGGATTGTATCAAGaagaattaattaatatttccTTATTATGTGGATGTGATTATACAATAGGTGTGCATGGTATAGGTATTGTTAATGCTTTAGAAATAATTAAAGCCTTTCCAAATTTTGAggatttaaaaatattaaaagatattGTATCGAACCCTTTTAGAaaaatagataaaaatatgtataatgaagaaatacAGCAATTCTTAAATactcataaaaattataaacttAATTGGATATTCCCAAATAATTTTCCTGATAGAGAAGTCTATAAATGTTTTAAGTATCCAAAGGTATGTacagatattaaaaaattcgaATGGCATGTCCCTGATATTAAGAGTATAACAAAATTTTTACATAAAACTACAAATATATCAGAAGAAAAAGTTCTTAATGTCCTAAACCcaattttacaaaaatataatgttaatGTTAGAACATATCAATCAAAAATTGAGGACTTCTTTCCACTCTtggagaaaaaaagaaaaactgTAGATGATTTAATTGATCATATTAGAgcaaataataaacaaaagagacaaaaaaataaaaccgTTCATTTGGATAGTAAAATATCACCATTGATTGATATAAATCCAGCAGGAATTATCAAATCTAAGAGAATGTCATCGGCCTTGGATCATATAAAAAGGAGAAAATCAagcaagaaaaaaaaataa
- a CDS encoding cysteine desulfuration protein SufE — protein MNKKKLKAHFFVLYIICSCFILILSIKHDKYNNESKKKKKFFKIRTKIIFYKLKKVNQIKNAPQLYIQFYKPKCHKTTQSLKDIFNELSGNKNPENPKNIDEYNLTPKLKKTVELFQSMPNSPYYKSQQVILMGKKISSMPDKHKIRQNQVLGCQSVVYIYPKVEENEDKKKVIVWLGHSDGLLTKGIVYILTDGLSGYMPEDILKVNPNFITLTGISEFLTMSRINGYLNIMNKIKIFCTNILKNMDN, from the exons atgaataaaaagaaattaaaagcacatttctttgttttatatataatatgctcATGTTTCATTTTAATACTTTCTATTAaacatgataaatataataatgaatccaaaaaaaaaaaaaaattttttaaaataagaacaaaaataatcttctataaattaaaaaaagttaATCAAATTAAAAATGCTCCTCAGTTATACATACAATTTTACAAACCCAAATGTCATAAAACTACCCAATCTTTAAAGGACATATTTAATGAATTATCAGGAAATAAAAATCCGGAAAAtccaaaaaatatagatgaaTACAACTTAACAccaaaattgaaaaaaacaGTTGAACTCTTTCAATCGATGCCCAACAGTCCATATTACAa aaGTCAACAAGTCATATTAATGGGGAAAAAAATTTCATCAATGCCTgataaacataaaattagACAAAATCAAGTTTTG GGGTGTCAATCGGTAGTATATATTTACCCAAAAgtagaagaaaatgaagataaaaaaaaagttattgTATGGTTGGGTCATTCag ACGGATTATTGACAAAAGGAATAGTGTACATATTAACTGACGGCTTAAGTGGGTATATGCCTgaagatattttaaaagtaaACCCCAATTTTATAACACTTACTGGTATTTCGGAATTTTTAACAATGAGCAGAATAAATggatatttaaatattatgaacaaaataaaaatattctgCACCAATATATTGAAGAATATGgacaattaa